Proteins from a single region of Nocardioides anomalus:
- a CDS encoding endonuclease produces MTCGVPAGVATHQDIADRVLREHGTTYAEDAGITLRDEPAPLYQLLVLTTLASTRISADLAVAAARELFYAGWRTPERLLASTWRQRVDALGRAHYKRYDESTATKLEESARHLEETYRGDLRALRPSSPDGADELADAIADFPRIGPVGARIFVREVQDVWGLAPFLDEKALAAAGELGLPTDPRRLAELAPRGQVARLAAAVVKAV; encoded by the coding sequence ATGACCTGCGGGGTACCCGCTGGCGTGGCCACCCACCAGGACATCGCGGACCGCGTCCTGCGCGAGCACGGCACGACGTACGCCGAGGACGCCGGCATCACACTGCGCGACGAGCCCGCGCCGCTCTACCAGCTCCTCGTCCTCACCACCCTGGCCAGCACCCGCATCTCCGCCGACCTCGCCGTCGCCGCCGCCCGCGAGCTGTTCTACGCCGGCTGGCGCACCCCCGAGCGCCTGCTCGCCTCGACCTGGCGGCAGCGCGTCGACGCCCTCGGTCGCGCGCACTACAAGCGCTACGACGAGTCGACCGCCACCAAGCTGGAGGAGAGCGCCCGCCACCTGGAGGAGACCTACCGGGGTGACCTGCGCGCGCTCCGGCCCTCCTCGCCGGACGGCGCCGACGAGCTCGCCGACGCCATCGCGGACTTCCCCCGCATCGGCCCGGTCGGCGCGCGGATCTTCGTGCGCGAGGTCCAGGACGTGTGGGGGCTAGCGCCGTTCCTCGACGAGAAGGCCCTGGCCGCCGCCGGCGAGCTCGGGCTGCCGACCGACCCGCGCCGCCTGGCGGAGCTCGC